The genomic DNA TACTGAGATATCCAACGAATCCGTAGTGAGTACAGACTTTCCatctacgtggtatcattaattGTAGTAAGCTAAATAGGCAGTCATCACCTTAGAGGTTGTAAGGCCAAAAAGAGAGCGTGATAAGGGTTGTGAAATAAAGTGAATAAAGTCGTCGTTCTGGTTTTAAACCAGATTTAACTTATTCCATAAGAATTTCTTTAAAACTCGTTCAGTTTGTGTAGAAGTCAAATCATGTTTCGGATGCGTGTAAAAGTATGCTATAAAGTGTATTGAAAATGCTTGTAGGCTGGAGGCCCCCAGTACAGATCagtttgatgtttttgtttcgctttaatttattcataGTCATATTTTTCATACgttttataaaaatgtaattttgTCACACTCTCAAGAAAAATACTAGTCGCGCCCGGGgtttaaaagaagaagatagacCTCTGGTGTACCTAAGGGAATACAATTTCGTGGTGCATGCTCTTGTAGCGATTGCTAAGCTTCATACATCTATCATACCCCAAAAACTATGCAATCGTATGATTTCTCACTGCTGCCTATACTgtcattaaattaaatttaaaaaaaaaatatttcaaattcaaatgccTTCCACGCGACTTAAGGTGTAATGTCCATGATCTGATAATACAATCGCCAAGCGTATCAGCGCCATCTTGTTTCTGATAGCAGAGCTTTTAAGCTATCATTTTCAGCAGTTTGactaactctctctctctctctctctgcttggCCCCAACGCCCTCTTACCCTGAGGTCgtgcctgccttttctggcttactagacttaatgataccacgtagtcagccctcactaaGGGGGAACGTTCCGGATGGGACTTGAATCCCGGTTCTGCCTTATGTAGAACGGCGCCTGACTAAGACTAGAAAGTCCTTTTTTGAATGTTGGTAAACAgctaaagaaaattatttactAATCGGACAAAAAAACTAAGTGTAATAAAGGAATGAATAGTGTAGATCACTTGGTCGACTGCATCGCACTATACAGACAACCCTGAGCAACAAATTCactttatcttcttcttcagtggcactacaacctcgaaaggtctcggcctgccatttctggctttctgtgacttaattttacccgtagcaaagtagtcagccctgcgtacggggagacggtctgaatgggatttgaaccccggacctgccgtatgaagaccggcgccgttgtcgcctcggccaccagaccgccccttTCACTTATAGTCACTTAAATTCACTTTATAGTCCTCCCTATATTCTGTGCGGAATCTAGCAGCATTTCCTATAACTAACAGTATTATCAGCTGATAAAACTCGTCAAATGTCTAGATGAAGATCTTCGATTAAACTCATTATACTTCAAAGCGCTTTCCGATACTAGCTAGCTGCTATATGATACACGAAACCATTTGACACCATGtccaaattatttttatcaatatGTCGATCAGATCAGATAACATAATGCAAGACCATCTGTGAAAAAAATCAGTAATGTTACGATATCGTGACAGATAATGTAGGAAGAAAGGGAGAAATGGACATAAATGATTGTTACTCAATTATTGGACGGCCGTGTCCTAACATTGTCAGCGTTTTCCTGATGTTGGATTACATTCAGTCTCCGAGTATCGGGCAGCTAGACACAGTTAGTGACAAATGCTTATCGATTGCCGTTTATCAGCTTGCAAGAAGAGGGTGAGACTACCTCATTTTGCGGGTAGACTGATCTATAAATACTTTCCAGACATGATTCGACATTACTACATGGATTATCTAATCGTGTTATGCAGTGCTcgtgttttcttttatatGGGGTGATCGGTTACGTTTTTCGGCAACCCATTTTGAATCCGCGGTTTCTTTTGCAACTCCATCCAGCGACTAACACATGATAAGCGGACGACTTCACGCTCGATTAGGGGGGCAGCTAATTGCATTGATTAATCCACAATGAACACCTGCATCGACACGTATTTGAACGGTGGTACCGATACCTATCTTAAATGCGCTCTTTAAGATTAGACCAGACTGATGTCTGGTGTAGGGCCATCAAAACGTCGGCTGAGTCTGTGAGCGACAAAATTCCTTATGCATGCATGATAAACAGTTGTTTACATCTGTTGTTGctcaagaaagaaaaatattgtgagtagaagaagaagttatcaGCATGATCTGTATAGCACCAGGTTGCAATACATGGTACTACAGAGGGATGGCCTTTTATCTATAATCCTAACATTTCGAAGGTGTTAGTGAGGCAGGCGCTACTGCTTGTTGTACGCGATAAGTCGCAACTTTCCTTGGGTAGGCTGGTATAAAAATAGGCGATCACATCTTGGCGGAAATCAATTGCTATTTCGATAGGAAAGGAAACGTGTTTGCAAGTAAAATGTATCGCAAAGCAGTTGCAGCCGTTGCACTGGTGCTTGGCTTCCTGGCGGTAGCCGTCAGTGGCGATCTAGCGACCTCGGATCCTCTTTACCAGCAGTGGAAGGGACGTATCGTCGGTGGAACTTACGCGCGGGATGGAGACTTTCCGTATCAGGCCTCGTTCCGTACTACGGATGGTATGCACATTTGCGGTGGTGCCGTGCTGAACCAGCAGTGGGTCATTACGGCTGGCTCGTGTATGTTTGGTCGTACGACCAGCGATACTCGGGTGGTTGTTGGCGCCTATCGTCTGAGCCAGGGAGGCTTCAACCTGGGGCTGCGACGCATCATCATCCATCCAAACTTTGCGGCACAAACGCTGGCCAATGATGTTGCGGTGGTGCGTGTATCTACGCTGATGGTGCTAAGTGACGCCGTACAGGGTGTGCAGCTTGGTTCGTACAATGTGAACGTGGCGTACGGAGCACTGGTGTCCGGTTGGGGTCGTACTGAGGTAAGTGAATGGTAGTGGAAGGACTTTTATGATTTTCAGCGAGATTTACTGACATAAACCTACCCTTGTCTGTTTCAGTTCTCCAATCCTCAGTTCCCGGATAACTTACAGTACATTGCGGTGAACGTCATTTCTCAGCTGGAATGCCGTGCTCGGTTTACCGCCCCCTATGATGCACGAATCTACGACTCGACCCTGTGCAGCAGCAGTCCAATCGGTCAGGGAACTTGCCTCGGCGATGCGGGCAGTCCGTTGGTGCACGGTGCCGAACTTCATGGCATTGTGTCGTGGGGTATCCCGTGTGGTGAAGGCTATCCGGATGTTTATGCTCGTATCTCGTCCCACCGCGGTTGGATTCTTGCGCACACTCTCATTTAAGGCGCAGGTGTAGGTTAATGTTAGGgtagtgagcagtgaatggtGTGAACAATATATCAAAATACCAATGTTCAAATGTTTGGTTTAACATACCCGGTCGCCTACTAACACATTGCGTTAAGCCTGATACTATTACCATAACGCCAAAAGCACCTGTCCGTCTGTCACCCCCGGATCGATTGCGCAgacgcatcaacaccatcTCTCCATCTTTATTTGAGCCTATcatgcctcctctgtccatgtggacggcctcaaaggactttacgggctgagtCGTCCGGTACCATTCCCATGACGTGACTCGGAGCCTGCTGCTGTCTTATTGTAGCCGTTTCTCGTTTTACCTTCCATAAATCGTCAGTCCACACGCAACTCAACCTCAATGTtattgtcggtgctgactatTGGCTGCAAATAGGTGATGTTTTGAACGACTTCATATCTGTCTATCTGTagtacatcttcttcttcttcatttggCACTGCAATCTCGGGAGGAAttggctgccatttctggcttgttttttttcgtagctggatagtcagggtctgcgtacggggaggcggtctggatgggatttgatcccggatcatgccgtgtgaagactgatGCCGCTTTCGTTTCGACAATCGTACCGTCCCATTTGTTCATCACACCAAATCAGTTTTCTTTACCAGGAACTGGATTGAATTAAAGAAGACGGTCGCCAAAGATTCCAGctccgagtcacggatggctctctctagcgccagaatGAAAAGAAGACAGGCAAGCTCA from Anopheles stephensi strain Indian chromosome 2, UCI_ANSTEP_V1.0, whole genome shotgun sequence includes the following:
- the LOC118507397 gene encoding polyserase-2-like; the protein is MFRLSVLLTIGLAVSALGNVMSPEYYEWAGRIVGGQNAGTNQFPYQVSLRSSGNAHFCGGSIINNRYVLSAAHCTIGRTTGNTISVVGALFLNGGGIAHSTARIVNHPSYNANTLANDVSLVQTASFITYTAAVQPIALGTNFVTGGGAVASGWGQLGANIGIPNHLQFLNTQIITLADCRNRHTTANANRVFDSTVCTLSPSGQGMCMGDSGGPLVQGGALHGIVSWGIPCGLGMPDVFARVSSFVGWINANAAGIKIGDHILAEINCYFDRKGNVFASKMYRKAVAAVALVLGFLAVAVSGDLATSDPLYQQWKGRIVGGTYARDGDFPYQASFRTTDGMHICGGAVLNQQWVITAGSCMFGRTTSDTRVVVGAYRLSQGGFNLGLRRIIIHPNFAAQTLANDVAVVRVSTLMVLSDAVQGVQLGSYNVNVAYGALVSGWGRTEFSNPQFPDNLQYIAVNVISQLECRARFTAPYDARIYDSTLCSSSPIGQGTCLGDAGSPLVHGAELHGIVSWGIPCGEGYPDVYARISSHRGWILAHTLI